One region of Cyanobacterium sp. T60_A2020_053 genomic DNA includes:
- the accB gene encoding acetyl-CoA carboxylase biotin carboxyl carrier protein has product MPIDFKQLQEFITAIATTDITELTIKEGDFELIINKSKGEVILPANYSPAPLPPTIATPAVIETPTPAPVEPEKPTNGNQRGDNWKEITSPMVGTFYRASAPADAPFVEVGDKVAVGGVVCIIEAMKLMNEIEAEFNGQIVEIAVENGEPVEYGQTLFWIAT; this is encoded by the coding sequence GTGCCAATAGATTTTAAGCAATTACAAGAATTTATTACCGCCATTGCCACCACTGATATTACTGAGTTAACCATCAAAGAGGGCGATTTTGAATTAATTATTAATAAAAGTAAAGGGGAAGTTATACTTCCTGCTAATTATAGCCCAGCGCCCCTCCCCCCAACCATCGCAACTCCAGCAGTAATAGAAACACCAACACCAGCGCCCGTAGAACCAGAAAAACCCACTAATGGTAATCAACGAGGGGATAATTGGAAAGAGATTACTTCCCCTATGGTGGGAACTTTTTATCGAGCTTCAGCGCCCGCAGATGCTCCTTTTGTGGAAGTGGGAGATAAAGTTGCTGTGGGTGGTGTAGTATGTATCATTGAAGCTATGAAGTTAATGAACGAAATTGAAGCGGAATTTAACGGGCAAATAGTGGAAATTGCGGTGGAAAATGGCGAACCCGTTGAATATGGTCAAACTTTATTCTGGATTGCCACTTGA